A segment of the Fibrobacter succinogenes subsp. succinogenes S85 genome:
GAACCGGAGCGCAAGCGGTGCGGCTGCTGGATCCGTCGGAGTTCCCGAGAGGGCGTAGATGGCGTAAGTCAAGTAGCAGACAATTGCAAGGACAATCGTTGCTGACGTGACATGGATGGTTCGGAGCGTCTTTTCGTACGTGGCAGGGATCAGTACGCAGGCGAGAACCGTTAAGAGGGGGAGAACCCAAATGGAGTTAAAAAGTATTGTATTCATGGGTGCGCCTTACAGGGGAAGCTGGCCGAAGAATCGCCAAAGGAGAACGCCGACAATCAAAGTACCCAAGTAGAACGGCAAGTAGCCGGCCTGGGCGAAACGGACCAAGTCACCGAGCTTGTGGACAAACCAGACCGTAAAGGCGAGGAGTCCTTCAATTACGTAATCGTTGAATGCGCGGGCGACACGTGCGATACCGCCAAAGATAAACTGGCGGACAACGGCGTAGTACATTTCATCAAAGTAGAACTTGTGGTAAATGACTTTGTAGATGCCGCTGCGGTTGGATTCGTCGAGGGCGCGCTGGACTTTTGCCCACGGGCTTGCGTAAAGCACCCAGGCAATCACGAGAGCGACAACGGCAATGCCGACGGCGACAAACGGGAGCCATTCCGCGTGGTCAAGCCTGACGAGCTGCGGAACGTTCAACTGGCCTGGAACAAAGAACTGTTCGAAAATACCCTTGCCGAGGACACCGCTCAAAAGTGCCGGGATGGCAAGGATTGCAATCGGGAGTGTCATCGCGAAATCTTCATGCACATGGCCTGCCTTGACACCTTCGTGACGCGGAGCGCCATGGAACGCAAGGAAGAACAGACGGAACATGTAGAATGTCGTGAGGCCGCTCGTGAGGAGCGCAAGCCCGAAGACAACGTAGTGATGTCCCTGGAATGCGGCGAGAATGATTTCGTCCTTGGAGAAGAATCCGGAGAATGGCGGAATGCCCGAAATGGCAAGAATCGAAATGAGCGTGCAAGCGTAAGTGAGCTTCATCTTCTTGCCGAGACCGCCCATCGCATCGAGATCGTTCGTGCCGACCTGATGAATAAGGCTACCGGCGATGAGGAACAAACTGCACTTGAAGAAGGCGTGCGTAAATATGTGGAACGTTGAAGCTGTCCAGCCGGTAACGGCGACAACCTGACCAATCTTGCAAGCGCCAAGTGCAAACATCATGTAACCGAGCTGCGAAAGCGTGGAGTAGGCGAGGATGCGCTTGATGTCCTTTTGCGTGCAAGCGATGACGGCTGCAAAGACCATCGTGAAGGCGCCAACCCACATGATGAGCGTGAGGGCGTTATCGCAAATGGCAAAGAACGGGAAGAGTCGAGCGACAAGGTAAACGCCTGCGACGACCATCGTTGCACTGTGAATGATAGAGCTGACGGGTGTAGGACCTTCCATCGCGTTCGGGAGCCAGATATGCATCGGGAACATGGCGGACTTGCCCCAGCCACCGGTGAAAATCAAGATGGAGCCGAGAACGAGCGCTTCGGACTTCGGGATTGTCACAAGGCCGAGGTTGATGAACTGCTTCTGGAAGTCGATGAGGCTGAGCGAATTGAGCGTCGAAAAGTCGAAACTGCCGACGACGTAGCTCACAAGCACAATGCCGAGCAAGAAGAAGCTATCGGCAAAGCGGGTGAGGATGAACGCTTGCTTGGATGCGCTCACGGCACTTGGCTTGTGGTACCAGAAGCCGATGAGCAAGTAACTCGAAACGCCGACGAGTTCCCAGAAGATGAACATCTGGAAAAGGTTTGTCGCGATGACGAGTCCGAGCATACTAAAACTGAACAACGAGAGGAGTGCAAAGAAACGACCCGCGGCACGGTCTTCGCGCATGTAGCCGATGCTGTAGATGTTCACCATGAAGCTGATGAATGTGACGACCACGAGCATCATCACGGAGAGCGGGTCTACGAGCATGCCGATTCTTGCGACCAAATCCCCGATGAACGGGATAAACGTATGGTCGAACAGAATTGCCTTTTGCGGTGCAAAGTCCGAGCTGAAGTAGTGGAATGCGAGTGTGCCTGCGGCGGCAAAGGCAAGGCCGTTGCAAATGACAGCGAAAATCGCTGCGGCTTTTGCGCACTTGTTTCCGAGGAAAAGCCCGTTCACGACGAACGTGATGAGCGGGAACAATAGAATCAAATAGCCGAGAGTGATATCATCAATCATGGAGGTCCCTCAACTGGTCAACGTCAAGACTCTTGTGGCGGCGGTACATGGTCACGATAATCGCAAGGGCGATGGCCATTTCGCAAGCCGTCACGGCAATGACAAAGATACTGAACAGAGCGCCTGCGGTTGCATCGTGTGCGGTGAAGTAGGCGAAACTGATAAAGTTGATGTTTGCGGCATTCAGCATGAGCTCAATGGAAATGAGCATGCCGATGAGATGGCGGCGGCGCATCAGGCCCCAGACGCCAATCCCGAACAGCAAAAATGCGAGAATCAAGCAATTCAGAAGGTTCATTTGCTAGCCTCCTCTTCGATATCTTCCTTGCTGCGGCGTGCGACCGTGATAGCGCAAATGAGCGTCATCAAGAGGAGCACGCTCACGATTTCAAACGGGATGATGAATCCGTTCGGATCGTTACCGAGTAAGCGCAAGGCGAAGTTCTGGAGTGAAGAATAGTCGGCGGGGGAATTCACGATGCCGCTTGCCAAGTCCGGAGTCGGCAGCACGCATTTGACCATCACGAATACAAACGCGATGGATAGCGCAAACGCGGTGAAAATTCGCGGCATCTTTGTCGTGAAAGCGTCTTCTCCCAAGTGGCTTGTGAGGAGAATCGTAAACACCACGAAAATCACGACACCGCCCACGTAAACCATCACCTGGGCAAGCGCAATGAATTCTGCGTGCATGAGCATGTAGAGGATGGCGGTCGTGACAAAGCTAAAGATAAGGAACACTGCGCTTTGCAGGATGTTTTTCACGGCAACGCAACAAACCGCCGTCATTAAAATCACGAATGCGACGACATAGAACGCAATGTCCATGCCTCCCATCGGGAATGATAAAGGCAAATCTGGGAACATTAACCTTGCCCCTCCTTCTTATTTAAAATCATTTCGAGATCGTTCGGGTCAGTTGTCGCAACTTCGAATGCGGGACTCATGCGGATGGCTCCAAACGGGCAGGCTTCCACGCAGAGGCCACACTGGGTGCAACTGGCGAAGTGGTACACGTAACGTCCGAGAACTTTCTTGCCCGCAATGTTCTTTGTGGCAAGCACGTTGATGGAGGCGTTCGGGCAGGCGCGTTCGCACATGCCGCAAGCGGTGCAGTGGTTGTTGCCGTCTGCATCTTCGATCATTTCCAAGCGGCCGCGGTAGCGGTCGTGCATCTTGAGCGTCTTGCGGTTTTCGGGGTACTGTTCCGTAACGATGCGCTTAGGATTGAAAAAGTACTTGAGCGTCACGGACAATCCGCAAATGAGGCTCCACGGACCCGTAATGCAACGCTTCAAGTAGCGCTTGATATATTGTAATGTTGAAATCTTTTCTTGCATAAACTAACCACCAATTGCGATAAAGGCTGCGCCAGCGACGAGCAACACTAGGTTTACCGGCAAAAGGAATTTCCATTCAAAGTCCATGAGCTGGTCCACGCGCGGGCGCACAAACGTCCAGCGGACCATCATGTAGCACCAGACCATAAAGTAAATCTTGGCGAAGAACCATACGACGCCAGGTACCATGTTCAAGACGTTGTCCACAGCAGCGATGCCGATGCACGGCGGGAAGAATCCACCGAGGAAGCATGTGGTTGCAAGTGCGGAGTTCGTAATGAGTGCGATGTATTCGGCGAGGTAGAACATGGCAAACGGGGTGCCATTGTATTCCGTGTGGTAACCACCCGTGAGTTCCTGTTCTGCTTCGGCAATGTCGAACGGAGCGCGGTTCATTTCGGCGGTACTGGAAATAAAGAACAAGATGAATGCAATGAAACCGAGGACCGGGATCTTGAAAATCCACCAGTCAAAAATGGTTCCTTCCTGGCCCATTGTAATGCTCATGAGGTTCGTAGAACCCGAAATCATGACGACGAACAGGAGAATCATCGCAAACGAGATTTCGTAGCTGATCATCTGGGCGCCACTGCGGAGCGCACCGAGCAAGGAATACTTGTTGTTACTGCTCCAGCCGCCAAGCAAAATGCCGAGCACGCCAAAGCCGTTCACCGCGATGATGAGCGGGATGCCCATCGAGACGTCGGCCACGACAAGGTTCTTGTCGAACGGAATCAAGGCGCAGACGATAAACGGTGCAATCAAGACGATTAGCGGAGCCAAGTAGAACATGAGCTTGTCTGCGCCACTCGGAGCGTACACTTCCTTGAAGAGCATCTTGATCACGTCCGCGATGGTCTGGAGCGTTCCGTGCCAGCCAAGACGCATCGGTCCCAAGCGGCATTGCACGTGAGCGCAAACCTTGCGTTCCATGTAAATGAGAATCGGGGCAGAGCCGATGTTCACCACGCAAACAGCGATAATGCAAATCACGGCGTTGATGAGGAAGGCGACGACGCTGTTGAGGTCTTCGGACTGGATGTTTGCGGGCAGATATTCTGCCAAGCGCGGAACCCATTCACGGACAAAGTCGCCAATAGGATGTGTTACTGAAGGTACAAACATAAACTACCTGTCAATTTCCGGAATCACGGGGTCAAGAGTTGCCATGATGGTCACGAGGTCCGAAATCTTGTGACCTTGAGCCATCTTGTTAATCGCTGCAATATGCGGGAAGCTTGGGCCGCGTGTGTGGATGCGGTACGGCTTTTCACCGGTCGTTGCGGCGACAACATAAGTCGCGTAAAGACCCTTTGCGGTTTCAATTTCGCTGTAGTAGCGGCCCACGGGGAGTCGCACTGGCTTTTCCTTGGAACGCCACGGACCTTCGGTCGGGAACTTTTCGACGCACTGGCGCAGAATCTTCATGGATTCGTGAATTTCTGCAATGCGGATTTTGTAGCGGTCGTAGCAGTCGCCGTTATGGAATACGGGCACGTCAAAGTCGAGCTGGTCGTAAATGCTATACGGGTTTGCACGGCGCACGTCAAAGTTCACGCCGCTAGCGCGGAGCACAGGACCCGAGCAACCGTAAGCGATTGCATCTTCCTTGGAAAGAACTCCAATGCCGATGCTGCGTTCCAACACGATGATGTTTTTCGAAAGGAATCTTTCGTAGTCCTTCATCGTATCTTCCATGTGGTCGAGGAATGCTTTTACGCGCGGGATAAACGTATCCGGCACGTCATAGCGGCTTCCGCCCGGTCTAAAGAAGTTCGTCGTAAGGCGGGAGCCTGTGACTTCTTCGAGGATGTCGTGAATCATTTCACGTTCCTTGAAACCGAACAAGAGGCAAGTCTGTCCGCCAAGGTCACCGCCAAAGCAACCGTAGAACACCAAGTGCGAGGCAATGCGGCCAAGTTCCTGGAGCATCACGCGGATGTATTCGCCACGGAGCGGAACGCCCACGTTCATGCCCTTTTCAAGAGCGATGACAACGCCCAAGTTGTTCTGGATGGCGGTCAAATAGTCCTGACGGTCCGACATCGCGATGTACTGCAAGTAGCTCATCGATTCCGCTTGCTTTTCCATACCGCGGTGGATATAGCCAAAGTGCGGGACAACTTCTACAATGGTCTCACCGTCCATGCGGAGCGTGAGACGCAAAGCACCGTGAGTACTCGGGTGCTGCGGACCCATGTTGATAAAAAATTCTTCAGTATTCGATTTGCGTTCGAGGCGAAATCCCGGAGGTAACTGATGACTCATATAGGCCTCCTAATCATTTCCGGGTGGGTAAAGTCTTTACGGAGTGGGTAACCCACGAAGTCCTTGTCCAAGAAGATGCGGCGAAGGTCGGGGTGGTTTTCAAACTTGATGCCGAACATGTCGTAAACTTCGCGTTCCTTGATTTCTGCACCGGGATAGAGGTGCGAAATGGTCGGAACGCTTGCCAAAAGCGATGTCGGGCGTTTTTCTTCGTCAATCGAGAAGTCTTTCTTGAGCTGCACGCAAAGGAAAATCTTGTGGCCGATTTCAAGGCTTCTGAGCATTGTCACCATGTCGAAGTGATCGTCGTAGTCAATGGCGGTCACGTCAATCAGGTAATCCATCTTGAATTCGGGATCGTTCTTGACAAATTCAACGACGTTCAGGTAGTCTTCCTTTTCAAGCATGACTTCGAGCGGGCAATCCGCAGGCATCTTCGCGACAACATCTTCAGGAGTGTCTTCACCGCGCGTATGCACGGTCACGTTCGGGAACTTGGCGCGGAGCTTTGTGAAAAGTTCAAGCTGCGTCATGCCAAAGCGCTTGGCGGGCACGCGTTCCACTTCCGGAAAATCCGGTTTCTTGACGCGAATCGGCTTGAAGGCGCTCTTGTAGTCCGGATTTTCTTCCTTGAACTTCGCGCGGGCTTCGGCCATCTGCTCGTCTTTCATTTCTTCGAGAGCGGCCCAGGTTTTTGCGGCTTCGCGATAGCGGTCCATCGTCGAAACGTCTTTCGGTTCGCCTTCGTGCCAGGGGTTGCGGCAAGTTTCCTTGAGGATCTTCTCGCGGAGCGTCAAAAGTCCGTGGAAGAGTGCTTCGGGGCGCGGCGGACAGCCAGGAACGAACACGTCGACCGGAATCAAGTTCTGTGCGCCACGAACAACGGAATAGTTGTCGTAGATGAACGGGCCGCCGCTAATCGTGCAGGCGCCCATGGCGATTACGTACTTGGGTCCTGGAATTTGTTCCCAAAGCATCTGGATGGCGGGGGCCATGCGACGGGTAATCGTTCCTGCCAAAATAAACAAGTCCGCTTGTCGCGGGGACGAGCGGAACACTTCAGAGCCAAAACGGGCAATGTCATAACGAGCCATAGAACTCGACATCATTTCGATGGCGCAGCAGCTAGTACCGTATGTCAGTGGCCAAATGGAGTTTGCACGGGCCCAGTTCACAACATAGTCGATGGCGTTTACAACGTACTTTCCACCGGGAATCGGGTCCAAAATCTTTGGAGCTAAATTGATTATTCCCATTTGAGAATTCCTTTTTTCCAGGCGTAAGCAAGGCCCGAAACGAGAATCGCAATGAAGATGATAAGGTCGATAACGACGACTGATGGTGGGAGCGCCGTGTGGCCTGCCATGATTTCCTTGAAGTTCATCATGACGGGGAAGAGGAACAGCGCTTCGATATCAAACACGAGGAAGAGCAAGGCGAACAGGTAGTAGCCCACCTTGAACTGAATTCTTGCGTTGCCGATGGTTTCCATACCGCATTCGTACGGTGCCATCTTGTTCTTTGTATTCTTGGTGCGGTAGCCTAGCAATAGGCCTGTGACGGTTGCCGCCGCCGCGATAAACGCGCCCAGAAAAAGGAAAATGGATAGAATGATATATTCTGACATATTATTTCTCGCGGCTTCGCCGCAGTTGGCAGAACTTAGTTGGTAGAACTTAGGAAAAATGATTTGTTTAAGTTCTAAGCTCTAAGTTCTAAGTTCTCCTTTAATAGAAATTCTGCAAATCCTGAACGGTTCCGAATAGCGTATTGCCAATCTGGAATCGGTCCAGAACGTGTTTCAGTAGCTCCTTGAATTCGTCAATGGTGCCTGCGTTCATTGTGTTCAACTTCCCTTGAATGTCGCTCACGAATCCGTACACCACAGGGCTCGATTTCATGCCTTGCATTTCCCCACTCCATTGCTGCAACACTTTGTCCGTGTCAATCCTTGCGATAACATAGCGCGTCGTTGAAAGGAGTTCCTGCAAAAAGTGTACAAGGAAGATTTCTTCTTGCAAAATACCCCAGCGCTTGTCCTTGGAATATAACGATGTGTATTCAGCCTTGCCGTAGAAAATCGCTGCTTGTGCGTATTCAAGACAGGTCATCAGGAGTCGTTCATAACGCTTGATGTCCTTGCTCAAATGCTGGTACCACGCATTGTTCTTTTCGGGTGTCGCGTCCTGGTCGTCCGCAAAGTCGTTCGGACAAAGTGCGCGGAATGCATAGTACACTTCTTCGTAATAGCGGTTCCTCATGCGGCAGTTGAACGCACGGTTTTTTTGTGTGTAGTCGCAATG
Coding sequences within it:
- a CDS encoding NuoI/complex I 23 kDa subunit family protein — encoded protein: MQEKISTLQYIKRYLKRCITGPWSLICGLSVTLKYFFNPKRIVTEQYPENRKTLKMHDRYRGRLEMIEDADGNNHCTACGMCERACPNASINVLATKNIAGKKVLGRYVYHFASCTQCGLCVEACPFGAIRMSPAFEVATTDPNDLEMILNKKEGQG
- a CDS encoding NADH-quinone oxidoreductase subunit D, whose protein sequence is MSHQLPPGFRLERKSNTEEFFINMGPQHPSTHGALRLTLRMDGETIVEVVPHFGYIHRGMEKQAESMSYLQYIAMSDRQDYLTAIQNNLGVVIALEKGMNVGVPLRGEYIRVMLQELGRIASHLVFYGCFGGDLGGQTCLLFGFKEREMIHDILEEVTGSRLTTNFFRPGGSRYDVPDTFIPRVKAFLDHMEDTMKDYERFLSKNIIVLERSIGIGVLSKEDAIAYGCSGPVLRASGVNFDVRRANPYSIYDQLDFDVPVFHNGDCYDRYKIRIAEIHESMKILRQCVEKFPTEGPWRSKEKPVRLPVGRYYSEIETAKGLYATYVVAATTGEKPYRIHTRGPSFPHIAAINKMAQGHKISDLVTIMATLDPVIPEIDR
- a CDS encoding complex I subunit 1/NuoH family protein, with the translated sequence MFVPSVTHPIGDFVREWVPRLAEYLPANIQSEDLNSVVAFLINAVICIIAVCVVNIGSAPILIYMERKVCAHVQCRLGPMRLGWHGTLQTIADVIKMLFKEVYAPSGADKLMFYLAPLIVLIAPFIVCALIPFDKNLVVADVSMGIPLIIAVNGFGVLGILLGGWSSNNKYSLLGALRSGAQMISYEISFAMILLFVVMISGSTNLMSITMGQEGTIFDWWIFKIPVLGFIAFILFFISSTAEMNRAPFDIAEAEQELTGGYHTEYNGTPFAMFYLAEYIALITNSALATTCFLGGFFPPCIGIAAVDNVLNMVPGVVWFFAKIYFMVWCYMMVRWTFVRPRVDQLMDFEWKFLLPVNLVLLVAGAAFIAIGG
- the nuoL gene encoding NADH-quinone oxidoreductase subunit L — translated: MIDDITLGYLILLFPLITFVVNGLFLGNKCAKAAAIFAVICNGLAFAAAGTLAFHYFSSDFAPQKAILFDHTFIPFIGDLVARIGMLVDPLSVMMLVVVTFISFMVNIYSIGYMREDRAAGRFFALLSLFSFSMLGLVIATNLFQMFIFWELVGVSSYLLIGFWYHKPSAVSASKQAFILTRFADSFFLLGIVLVSYVVGSFDFSTLNSLSLIDFQKQFINLGLVTIPKSEALVLGSILIFTGGWGKSAMFPMHIWLPNAMEGPTPVSSIIHSATMVVAGVYLVARLFPFFAICDNALTLIMWVGAFTMVFAAVIACTQKDIKRILAYSTLSQLGYMMFALGACKIGQVVAVTGWTASTFHIFTHAFFKCSLFLIAGSLIHQVGTNDLDAMGGLGKKMKLTYACTLISILAISGIPPFSGFFSKDEIILAAFQGHHYVVFGLALLTSGLTTFYMFRLFFLAFHGAPRHEGVKAGHVHEDFAMTLPIAILAIPALLSGVLGKGIFEQFFVPGQLNVPQLVRLDHAEWLPFVAVGIAVVALVIAWVLYASPWAKVQRALDESNRSGIYKVIYHKFYFDEMYYAVVRQFIFGGIARVARAFNDYVIEGLLAFTVWFVHKLGDLVRFAQAGYLPFYLGTLIVGVLLWRFFGQLPL
- the nuoK gene encoding NADH-quinone oxidoreductase subunit NuoK, which produces MNLLNCLILAFLLFGIGVWGLMRRRHLIGMLISIELMLNAANINFISFAYFTAHDATAGALFSIFVIAVTACEMAIALAIIVTMYRRHKSLDVDQLRDLHD
- a CDS encoding NADH-quinone oxidoreductase subunit A, which produces MSEYIILSIFLFLGAFIAAAATVTGLLLGYRTKNTKNKMAPYECGMETIGNARIQFKVGYYLFALLFLVFDIEALFLFPVMMNFKEIMAGHTALPPSVVVIDLIIFIAILVSGLAYAWKKGILKWE
- the nuoB gene encoding NADH-quinone oxidoreductase subunit NuoB, which translates into the protein MGIINLAPKILDPIPGGKYVVNAIDYVVNWARANSIWPLTYGTSCCAIEMMSSSMARYDIARFGSEVFRSSPRQADLFILAGTITRRMAPAIQMLWEQIPGPKYVIAMGACTISGGPFIYDNYSVVRGAQNLIPVDVFVPGCPPRPEALFHGLLTLREKILKETCRNPWHEGEPKDVSTMDRYREAAKTWAALEEMKDEQMAEARAKFKEENPDYKSAFKPIRVKKPDFPEVERVPAKRFGMTQLELFTKLRAKFPNVTVHTRGEDTPEDVVAKMPADCPLEVMLEKEDYLNVVEFVKNDPEFKMDYLIDVTAIDYDDHFDMVTMLRSLEIGHKIFLCVQLKKDFSIDEEKRPTSLLASVPTISHLYPGAEIKEREVYDMFGIKFENHPDLRRIFLDKDFVGYPLRKDFTHPEMIRRPI
- a CDS encoding NADH-quinone oxidoreductase subunit J is translated as MFPDLPLSFPMGGMDIAFYVVAFVILMTAVCCVAVKNILQSAVFLIFSFVTTAILYMLMHAEFIALAQVMVYVGGVVIFVVFTILLTSHLGEDAFTTKMPRIFTAFALSIAFVFVMVKCVLPTPDLASGIVNSPADYSSLQNFALRLLGNDPNGFIIPFEIVSVLLLMTLICAITVARRSKEDIEEEASK